In Micromonospora sp. WMMD980, the following are encoded in one genomic region:
- a CDS encoding 4-(cytidine 5'-diphospho)-2-C-methyl-D-erythritol kinase, which produces MTEAWRPEDEDGQRRGASGPVKVRVPAKVNLHLGVGPLRRDGYHELNTVYHAISIYDELTARRGDTLALTMEGEGAGELALDDTNLVLRAAHALAGYAGVAPHARLHLRKHIPLAGGLAGGSADAAAALVACDALWGTGLSRDELAGIAADLGSDVPFLIHGGTALGTGRGEAVSPVLARPTSWHWVVAIADGGLSTPAAYRELDRLRDTGAAGTPLGSTDALLGALRQRNPRVLAATLGNDLQDAALTMRPALAGTLKAGEAAGALAGIVSGSGPTCVFLAADAADAGRIADELTAAEVCREARVAHGPVHGARIV; this is translated from the coding sequence GTGACCGAGGCCTGGCGACCGGAGGACGAGGACGGGCAGCGGCGCGGGGCCAGCGGTCCGGTCAAGGTGCGGGTGCCCGCCAAGGTCAACCTGCACCTCGGGGTGGGACCGCTGCGCCGCGACGGCTACCACGAGCTGAACACCGTCTACCACGCGATCTCCATCTATGACGAGCTGACCGCCCGCCGTGGTGACACCCTCGCCCTCACCATGGAGGGCGAGGGCGCCGGTGAGCTGGCCCTCGACGACACCAACCTGGTGCTGCGCGCCGCGCACGCCCTCGCCGGCTATGCCGGTGTCGCCCCGCACGCCCGGCTGCACCTGCGCAAGCACATCCCGCTCGCCGGCGGGCTGGCCGGCGGCAGCGCCGACGCGGCCGCCGCGCTGGTGGCCTGCGACGCGCTCTGGGGCACCGGCCTGTCCCGCGACGAACTGGCCGGCATCGCCGCCGACCTCGGCTCCGACGTGCCGTTCCTGATCCACGGCGGCACCGCGCTGGGCACCGGCCGGGGCGAGGCGGTCAGCCCGGTGCTGGCCCGACCCACCTCCTGGCACTGGGTGGTGGCCATCGCCGACGGTGGCCTCTCCACCCCGGCCGCCTACCGCGAGCTGGACCGGCTGCGCGACACCGGGGCCGCCGGCACGCCGCTGGGCAGCACCGACGCGCTGCTCGGCGCGCTGCGCCAGCGGAACCCGCGGGTGCTCGCGGCCACGCTCGGCAACGACCTCCAGGACGCCGCGCTGACCATGCGGCCGGCGCTGGCCGGCACGCTGAAGGCCGGCGAGGCCGCCGGCGCGCTCGCCGGCATCGTCTCCGGTTCCGGGCCCACCTGCGTGTTCCTCGCCGCCGACGCCGCCGACGCCGGGCGGATCGCCGACGAGCTGACCGCCGCCGAGGTGTGC
- the rsmA gene encoding 16S rRNA (adenine(1518)-N(6)/adenine(1519)-N(6))-dimethyltransferase RsmA — protein MTGLLGPAEIRELAARLGVTPTKKLGQNFVHDPNTVRRIVTAAGLAPDDVALEVGPGLGSLTLALLPVAAHVHAVELDPALAAALPDTAARFAGGDAARLSVHPADALRVTAADLGGPPATALVANLPYNVAVPVVLHLLAELPTLRHGLVMVQKEVADRLVAGPGSKVYGIPSVKLAWYARARAAGKVPPNVFWPVPNVDSGLVAFTRREPPLPDVPRRAVFAVVDAAFAQRRKTLRAALAGWAGGADRAAAALTAAGVDPGARGESLTVEQFAAIAASAPDGPAAAQ, from the coding sequence GTGACCGGACTTCTCGGCCCGGCGGAGATCCGGGAACTCGCCGCGCGGCTCGGCGTCACGCCGACCAAGAAGCTCGGCCAGAACTTCGTGCACGACCCGAACACCGTGCGCCGGATCGTCACCGCCGCCGGGCTCGCCCCGGACGACGTGGCACTGGAGGTCGGCCCCGGCCTCGGCTCGCTCACCCTGGCCCTGCTGCCGGTCGCCGCGCACGTGCACGCCGTCGAACTCGACCCGGCGCTCGCCGCCGCGCTGCCGGACACCGCCGCGCGGTTCGCCGGCGGGGACGCCGCCCGGCTCTCCGTCCACCCCGCCGACGCGCTGCGGGTCACCGCCGCCGATCTGGGCGGCCCGCCGGCGACCGCTTTGGTGGCGAACCTGCCCTACAACGTGGCCGTGCCGGTGGTGCTGCACCTGCTCGCCGAGCTGCCCACGCTGCGGCACGGCCTGGTGATGGTGCAGAAGGAGGTCGCCGACCGGCTCGTCGCCGGTCCCGGCTCCAAGGTGTACGGCATTCCCTCGGTCAAGCTCGCCTGGTACGCCCGCGCCCGGGCCGCCGGCAAGGTTCCGCCGAACGTGTTCTGGCCGGTGCCGAACGTCGACTCCGGGCTGGTCGCGTTCACCCGCCGCGAGCCGCCCCTCCCGGACGTACCCCGGCGGGCCGTGTTCGCGGTGGTCGACGCCGCATTCGCCCAGCGCCGCAAGACGCTGCGCGCCGCCCTGGCCGGCTGGGCCGGCGGCGCGGACCGGGCCGCCGCCGCCCTGACCGCCGCGGGCGTGGACCCGGGCGCACGGGGCGAGTCACTCACCGTCGAGCAGTTCGCCGCCATCGCCGCGTCGGCCCCGGACGGCCCCGCCGCCGCCCAGTAG